One Terriglobales bacterium DNA window includes the following coding sequences:
- the pheS gene encoding phenylalanine--tRNA ligase subunit alpha: MYTVPKLDNYSQGSLEKAFADLRAAFDSEAQAPLDEAGGKAFRDRWLGRKSGILTQVNDQWLKAAPAEAKREVGRRLNELKPHVESTVQKALTRAKLRSLPAIVREANVDAWIAEAEKAIARKEDLSLELGSDLGEHWQDAMEKHLAADKLDVTLPGIRRPLGAEHPILRTMNEIVAVFRAMGYSIGEGPEIETDYYNFEALNFPPNHPARDSQDTLFVAGQEQKPLRERLLLRTHTSPVQIRTMEKQPPPVRIVIPGKVYRHDTPDASHSPLFHQVEGLAVDTGITFSDLKGTLDHAMKALFGSSVKTRFFPSFFPFTEPSADVAITCFKCNGKGRIGETPCRMCKMSGWIELLGSGMVDPAVFGFVKANGYDPEKISGFAFGMGVDRIAMMKYEIDDISLLFQGDVRFLEQFA, from the coding sequence ATGTACACCGTTCCAAAACTCGACAACTACTCCCAGGGGTCGCTGGAAAAAGCGTTCGCCGACCTGCGCGCTGCCTTCGACTCAGAAGCGCAGGCACCGCTCGACGAGGCGGGAGGCAAGGCCTTCCGCGACCGCTGGCTGGGACGCAAGAGCGGCATCCTCACACAAGTCAACGACCAGTGGCTGAAGGCGGCGCCGGCAGAGGCGAAGCGCGAGGTCGGGCGGCGGCTGAATGAGCTGAAGCCGCATGTAGAGAGCACTGTTCAGAAGGCGTTAACTAGGGCGAAGCTGCGTAGCCTTCCTGCAATCGTACGCGAAGCCAATGTCGACGCTTGGATTGCTGAGGCCGAGAAGGCAATCGCCCGAAAGGAAGACCTCTCTTTGGAGCTTGGAAGTGACCTTGGCGAGCACTGGCAGGACGCCATGGAGAAACATCTCGCAGCCGACAAGCTCGACGTCACTCTGCCCGGCATCCGCCGACCACTGGGGGCGGAGCATCCCATCCTCCGCACCATGAATGAGATCGTCGCGGTCTTCCGCGCCATGGGGTACTCCATCGGCGAAGGGCCGGAGATCGAGACCGACTACTACAATTTCGAGGCGCTGAACTTTCCGCCCAACCATCCCGCGCGCGACAGTCAGGACACGCTGTTCGTGGCCGGGCAGGAGCAGAAGCCGCTGCGCGAGCGGCTGCTGTTGCGCACACACACCTCTCCGGTACAGATCCGCACCATGGAGAAGCAGCCGCCGCCGGTGCGCATCGTCATCCCGGGGAAGGTCTACCGGCACGACACGCCGGACGCCAGCCACTCGCCGCTCTTCCATCAGGTAGAAGGGCTGGCGGTGGATACGGGAATCACCTTTTCGGACCTCAAGGGCACGCTCGACCACGCCATGAAGGCGCTGTTCGGCTCGAGCGTGAAGACGCGCTTCTTCCCGTCGTTCTTCCCCTTCACCGAGCCCAGCGCCGACGTGGCCATCACCTGCTTCAAGTGCAACGGCAAGGGACGGATCGGAGAAACGCCCTGCCGGATGTGCAAGATGAGCGGATGGATCGAGCTTCTGGGCTCGGGCATGGTGGACCCGGCGGTCTTCGGATTTGTGAAGGCGAACGGCTACGACCCGGAGAAGATCTCCGGCTTCGCCTTCGGCATGGGCGTGGACCGCATCGCCATGATGAAGTACGAGATCGACGACATCTCGCTGCTCTTCCAGGGGGACGTGCGGTTCTTGGAGCAGTTCGCATGA
- the pheT gene encoding phenylalanine--tRNA ligase subunit beta, which translates to MKISPTWLREFVALKAAPATLAEELTRAGLAPESIEGEGEQAVMDLEITTNRVDAMNHYGVARECAAIYDLDLKPIQPKLPATKDKAKFAIQIEDREGCARYTARIVRGVTVKPSPAHIAQRLELCGARPINNAADATNYNLMEMGHPTHAFDLDLLEGGRIIVRRAKEGERLKTLDGAERKLSSEDLVIADGKKAVAIAGVIGGFDTMITERTKNVLIESAWFDPVTVRKTARRHGLHTDASHRFERGADFAATPLACARVAQLILETGGGTLEGGEIDAVARRIARPAVWLRHSQVKRILGQAIPEREVRRILDRLGFTTTPSRGPKVSAAKKAKKAAAEPGLIVELPTWRLDVEREIDLIEEIARIYGYDRFPNTLPAFSGAVVELPDAAKDARLRAALLGLGYHEAISLSFITRADAEAFSSAKPVELANPISEEATTMRTSLVPGMLGMLAWNLNRGTGSVRLFESGNVYLLAGAKTEERKTLCLGATGEAHPASPHEAARAYGFFDLKGDVEVLLEAFPHSDVSYDAQAGPAYHPGRSARAVLGGATVARFGQIHPEMATARKLRQDVFVAEIHLDQLYRQALREPRYQAIPRFPAVERDFSFFFDGATRFAEIRSAIAALGLKELASVRPAEVLPGGAAPTGKYSMLVRATFQSSERTLRDDEVAGWSATIVQALQGLGGKLRA; encoded by the coding sequence ATGAAGATCTCTCCCACATGGCTGCGCGAGTTTGTTGCCCTGAAGGCGGCGCCGGCGACGCTCGCCGAGGAGCTGACGCGGGCGGGGCTGGCTCCGGAATCCATCGAGGGCGAGGGCGAGCAGGCGGTGATGGACCTCGAGATCACCACCAACCGCGTGGACGCCATGAACCACTACGGCGTGGCGCGGGAGTGCGCTGCTATCTACGACCTCGACCTGAAGCCCATCCAGCCGAAGCTGCCCGCGACCAAAGACAAAGCCAAGTTCGCCATCCAGATCGAGGATCGGGAGGGCTGCGCGCGGTACACGGCGCGCATCGTGCGCGGGGTGACCGTCAAGCCGTCGCCGGCCCATATTGCGCAGCGCCTGGAACTTTGTGGCGCAAGACCCATCAACAACGCCGCCGACGCCACCAACTACAACCTGATGGAGATGGGCCACCCCACGCACGCCTTCGACCTCGACCTGCTGGAGGGCGGCAGGATCATCGTGCGCCGGGCCAAGGAGGGCGAGCGGCTGAAGACGCTCGACGGGGCGGAGCGCAAGCTGTCATCCGAAGACCTGGTGATCGCGGACGGGAAGAAAGCCGTGGCCATAGCCGGGGTGATCGGCGGCTTCGACACCATGATCACCGAGCGCACCAAGAACGTGCTGATCGAATCGGCGTGGTTCGACCCGGTGACGGTGCGCAAGACGGCGCGGCGGCATGGGTTGCACACCGACGCCTCGCACCGCTTCGAGCGCGGCGCCGACTTTGCCGCGACGCCCCTGGCGTGCGCGCGCGTGGCACAGCTGATTCTCGAGACGGGCGGCGGGACGCTCGAAGGCGGAGAGATCGACGCCGTGGCGCGGCGCATCGCGCGCCCGGCGGTGTGGCTGCGCCACTCACAGGTCAAGCGCATCCTCGGTCAGGCGATCCCGGAGCGCGAGGTGCGGCGCATCCTCGACCGGCTGGGATTCACCACCACGCCGAGCCGCGGGCCGAAAGTATCCGCCGCGAAGAAAGCGAAGAAAGCCGCCGCCGAGCCGGGGCTGATAGTCGAGCTGCCCACGTGGCGGCTGGACGTGGAGCGCGAGATCGACCTCATCGAAGAGATTGCGCGCATCTACGGCTATGACCGCTTCCCCAACACTCTGCCGGCGTTCTCCGGAGCGGTAGTCGAGCTGCCGGACGCGGCAAAAGACGCGCGCCTGAGAGCCGCGCTGCTGGGGCTGGGCTATCACGAAGCCATCTCGCTGAGCTTCATCACGCGGGCGGATGCCGAGGCTTTCTCCAGCGCGAAGCCGGTGGAACTGGCCAATCCCATCAGCGAAGAAGCCACCACGATGCGCACGTCGCTGGTCCCGGGGATGCTGGGGATGCTGGCGTGGAACCTGAACCGGGGGACGGGGAGCGTAAGGCTGTTCGAGAGCGGCAACGTCTATTTGCTGGCGGGCGCAAAAACGGAAGAGCGCAAGACCTTGTGCCTGGGAGCGACGGGCGAGGCGCATCCGGCATCGCCGCACGAGGCCGCGCGGGCGTACGGGTTCTTCGACCTGAAGGGCGACGTGGAGGTCCTGCTCGAGGCCTTCCCTCATTCCGATGTTTCCTACGACGCGCAGGCCGGCCCGGCCTACCATCCCGGGCGCTCGGCGCGGGCGGTGCTGGGGGGCGCGACGGTGGCGCGCTTCGGGCAGATCCATCCGGAGATGGCCACCGCGCGCAAGCTGCGCCAGGATGTCTTCGTCGCGGAGATCCACCTCGACCAACTCTACCGGCAGGCGCTGCGCGAGCCGCGCTACCAGGCCATCCCGCGCTTCCCGGCGGTGGAGCGCGACTTCTCATTCTTTTTCGACGGGGCCACCCGCTTCGCCGAGATCCGCAGCGCCATCGCGGCGCTGGGGCTGAAGGAGCTGGCCAGCGTGCGTCCGGCGGAAGTCCTCCCCGGGGGCGCGGCGCCGACGGGAAAGTATTCGATGCTCGTGCGCGCCACCTTCCAGTCGTCGGAGCGCACCTTGCGCGACGACGAAGTGGCCGGGTGGTCGGCGACGATCGTGCAGGCGCTCCAGGGATTGGGCGGGAAGCTGCGGGCTTAG
- a CDS encoding aminotransferase class I/II-fold pyridoxal phosphate-dependent enzyme yields MSVSRRNFLRNVGFGAVAAGAVSALPLGESLLFAEPPRAAQPGGPILLNSNENAYGTFPSVHAAMQRALEESNRYPEDDRFVERVAALHKVKAEQVLAGCGSGEILKIAASAFTGPGKKLVQASPTFEALGAYARSVGAEVVRVPLDKNSAHDLDAMLAACGSGAGLVYICNPNNPTASLTPRSDLETFLKKLPAGVVVLMDEAYHHFVDSPEYTSFLDRPVESEQMLVARTFSKVYGLAGARLGYSVAPLKVTEAMRPHRLFDSGNQMVLHGAIAALEDSAAMHAAAKRNADDRAEFVRQAQARKVSLVPSQANFVMMHTGRPVREVIAHFRSQNILVGRPFPPMETYLRVSLGRPAEMQAFWKAWGQMPRIQ; encoded by the coding sequence ATGTCCGTATCCCGCCGAAACTTTCTTCGCAATGTTGGGTTCGGAGCCGTGGCCGCGGGCGCCGTCTCGGCGCTGCCGCTGGGCGAATCGCTGCTGTTCGCCGAGCCGCCGCGCGCGGCCCAGCCGGGCGGGCCCATCCTGCTCAACTCCAACGAGAACGCCTACGGCACCTTCCCCAGCGTGCATGCCGCCATGCAGCGGGCCCTCGAGGAGAGCAACCGCTATCCCGAGGACGACCGCTTCGTCGAGCGCGTGGCCGCGCTGCACAAGGTGAAGGCGGAGCAGGTGCTGGCGGGCTGCGGCTCGGGGGAGATCCTGAAGATCGCGGCCAGCGCCTTTACCGGGCCGGGGAAGAAACTGGTGCAGGCCTCGCCTACGTTCGAGGCTCTGGGGGCGTACGCGCGCTCGGTGGGGGCGGAGGTGGTACGCGTCCCGCTGGACAAGAACTCGGCTCATGACCTGGACGCCATGCTGGCGGCCTGCGGCTCCGGCGCCGGGCTGGTCTACATCTGCAATCCCAACAACCCCACCGCCAGCCTTACGCCGCGCAGCGACCTGGAAACCTTCCTCAAGAAGCTGCCGGCGGGGGTGGTGGTGCTGATGGACGAGGCCTACCACCACTTCGTGGACTCGCCCGAGTACACCAGCTTCCTCGACCGGCCGGTGGAGAGCGAGCAGATGCTGGTGGCGCGGACGTTCTCCAAGGTCTATGGCCTGGCGGGAGCGCGGCTAGGATACAGCGTGGCGCCGCTCAAGGTGACGGAAGCCATGCGTCCCCACCGACTTTTCGACAGCGGCAACCAGATGGTGCTGCACGGGGCGATAGCGGCGCTCGAGGACTCGGCCGCCATGCACGCCGCAGCCAAGCGCAATGCAGACGACCGGGCCGAGTTCGTGCGGCAGGCACAGGCGAGGAAGGTGTCGCTCGTCCCTTCGCAGGCCAACTTCGTGATGATGCACACGGGGCGGCCGGTGCGCGAGGTGATCGCGCACTTCCGCTCGCAGAACATCCTTGTAGGGCGGCCGTTCCCGCCCATGGAGACCTATCTGCGGGTCTCGCTGGGGCGGCCGGCGGAGATGCAGGCCTTCTGGAAGGCGT